Proteins encoded in a region of the Populus nigra chromosome 3, ddPopNigr1.1, whole genome shotgun sequence genome:
- the LOC133688837 gene encoding probable L-type lectin-domain containing receptor kinase S.5, protein MRFPLATTFAILAVVLALAQVQSLAFEFPNFTIQDQPQLILSDNSSIALGAIQVTPDVNGASMENRAGRTLYRWPFRLWSKKGKNANFNTTFVLNVKTMTASSGEGLAFILTGDPDVPSGSDGQWLGIVNSRLNGTTEAETVAVEFDTKKSFPEDLDDNHIGLDVNSVYSKRSVSLNDRGIYISAATDIKVVVQYDGKNLIVFVGDDMKNPVLSEPLDLSAYLPEMVYVGFSGSTSNNTQLNCVRSWEFNHSEVKDSKLRWVWILVAIGSVLILLIGIGIAFFLYRKRGYEGNRVENTCPNIEEAILGFSTAPKKFKFKELSKATGKFNPKNKLGKGGFGTVYKGILGKKEVAVKRVSKKSTQGKQEFIAEVTTIGHIHHRNLVKLIGWCHEKREYLLVYEYLPNGSLDKYIFWDEKSGTQEETLSWGRRLSVISGVAQALDYLHNGCMNRVLHRDIKASNVMLDLDFNAKLGDFGLARTIIHNEQTHHSTKELAGTPGYMAPESILTGRATAETDVYAFGVLVLEVACGRKPGGQAERDDYICNIVHGLWELYRRGTILEGADPRLNGIFIEEEMECVLILGLACCHPNPKNRPSMKTVLQVLTGEAPPPEVPAERPAFMWPPMPPSFNEWDNSLVGGQLSPFSGLSGR, encoded by the coding sequence ATGCGCTTTCCCCTGGCAACCACTTTTGCAATCCTAGCTGTGGTCTTGGCTCTGGCTCAAGTACAGAGCCTTGCTTTTGAGTTTCCAAACTTCACGATTCAAGATCAGCCTCAACTTATTTTGAGTGACAATTCTTCTATAGCCCTCGGCGCCATCCAAGTCACACCAGATGTTAATGGAGCTAGCATGGAAAACAGGGCTGGAAGGACCCTGTACAGATGGCCATTCAGGCTGTGGAGCAAGAAGGGGAAGAACGCAAATTTCAATACGACCTTCGTACTCAATGTCAAAACCATGACAGCTTCAAGTGGTGAAGGCTTGGCCTTTATATTAACAGGAGATCCTGACGTTCCAAGTGGAAGCGATGGACAATGGCTTGGGATTGTAAATTCCAGGTTAAATGGAACCACTGAAGCGGAGACAGTGGCGGTAGAATTTGACACTAAAAAAAGCTTCCCAGAAGATCTTGACGATAACCATATTGGATTGGATGTAAACAGTGTCTACTCGAAAAGATCGGTTTCGTTAAATGATAGAGGTATTTATATTTCTGCGGCCACGGATATCAAGGTAGTTGTTCAATATGACGGCaagaatttgattgtttttgtcGGTGACGACATGAAGAATCCAGTTCTCTCTGAGCCTCTTGATCTCTCAGCCTATCTTCCAGAAATGGTGTATGTGGGATTTTCGGGTTCAACAAGTAATAACACTCAATTAAATTGTGTTAGGTCGTGGGAGTTTAACCATTCTGAGGTAAAAGATTCCAAGTTGCGGTGGGTTTGGATTTTGGTTGCTATAGGATCAGTGCTAATCCTGTTGATTGGTATTGGTATCGCCTTTTTCTTGTACAGGAAAAGGGGATATGAAGGAAATAGGGTGGAGAATActtgtccaaatattgaagagGCAATCCTAGGCTTCTCAACTGCTCCGAAGAAGTTCAAATTCAAAGAACTTAGCAAAGCAACAGGCAAATTCAACCCTAAAAACAAGCTCGGGAAAGGTGGCTTCGGGACAGTCTACAAGGGAATCTTGGGAAAAAAGGAAGTTGCTGTCAAAAGAGTCTCAAAGAAATCAACCCAAGGAAAGCAAGAGTTCATTGCAGAAGTCACTACAATAGGCCACATCCATCACCGAAATCTTGTTAAGCTGATCGGGTGGTGCCACGAAAAGCGCGAGTACCTCTTGGTTTACGAGTACTTGCCAAATGGTAGCCtggataaatatatattttgggatGAAAAGTCAGGCACGCAGGAAGAAACACTGAGCTGGGGAAGAAGGCTGAGTGTGATTTCAGGAGTGGCGCAGGCATTGGATTATCTGCACAATGGATGTATGAACAGGGTACTTCACCGAGACATAAAGGCCAGTAACGTAATGTTGGATTTAGATTTCAATGCAAAACTCGGAGATTTCGGCTTGGCTCGCACCATTATTCATAATGAACAAACTCACCACTCAACAAAAGAGCTTGCAGGAACACCTGGCTACATGGCTCCGGAGAGCATTCTTACAGGAAGGGCAACGGCCGAAACAGATGTTTATGCTTTTGGTGTTCTTGTTCTGGAAGTTGCATGTGGAAGGAAGCCTGGAGGGCAGGCTGAGCGGGATGACTACATTTGTAACATTGTGCATGGGCTATGGGAACTTTACAGGAGGGGAACAATCCTCGAAGGTGCAGACCCCAGATTGAATGGAATATTCATAGAGGAAGAGATGGAGTGTGTGCTTATTCTGGGGTTGGCCTGCTGCCatccaaacccaaaaaataggCCCTCCATGAAAACTGTTTTGCAGGTTCTTACAGGGGAAGCGCCACCACCAGAAGTGCCGGCTGAAAGACCTGCTTTTATGTGGCCACCCATGCCTCCATCCTTCAATGAATGGGACAACTCTCTTGTTGGCGGCCAACTCTCTCCGTTTTCAGGACTCTCAGGGAGATGA
- the LOC133689879 gene encoding small ribosomal subunit protein eS27y, with translation MVLQNDIDLLNPPAELEKRKHKLKRLVQSPNSFFMDVKCQGCFNITTVFSHSQTVVVCGNCQTVLCQPTGGRAKLTEGCSFRKKE, from the exons aTG GTTCTTCAAAACGATATCGATTTGCTCAACCCACCAGCAGAGCTTGAGAAAAGGAAGCATAAGCTCAAGCGTCTTGTTCAGTCcccaaactctttttttatg GATGTGAAGTGCCAGGGCTGCTTCAACAT AACCACTGTTTTTAGTCACTCGCAAACTGTTGTGGTTTGTGGGAACTGCCAGACAGTGTTGTGTCAGCCAACAGGGGGTCGTGCCAAGCTTACAGAGGGTTGCTCCTTCAGGAAGAAGGAGTGA
- the LOC133689878 gene encoding nudix hydrolase 23, chloroplastic-like has protein sequence MLKAIQNLGSSTTTTTTTTTTTGFVASFYRLKPPHATTTSAFVSISSSLLSYYSPRTRPTKPLLFLTRKTRSLEPVRAHLTRSEFKMDDTSSSSSVSVQSSGSVRKINFCQWCGGQTKHDIPDGEEKMRAICTVCGKITYQNPKMVVGCLIEHDNKVLLCKRNIQPSFGLWTLPAGYMEIGESAAEGAIRETWEEAHAEVEVVSPFAHLDIPLIGQTYIIFLAKLRKPHFSPGPESLECQLFSLDDIPFDSLAFSSMVVTLKLYIEDVKAGSRKFHYGTINKRPGSSPSDTHAYTLDNHLQS, from the exons ATGCTAAAAGCAATACAGAATCTTGgttcatcaacaacaacaaccaccaccacaacaacaacaacagggTTTGTGGCATCTTTTTATAGATTGAAACCACCACATGCCACCACAACTAGTGCTTTTGTCTCAATTTCTTCCAGCCTGTTATCCTATTATTCTCCAAGAACCAGACCCACAAAGCCTCTTCTGTTTTTGACTCGAAAGACTCGATCTTTGGAACCTGTTCGTGCTCACTTAACTCGGTCTGAGTTTAAGATGGATgacacttcttcttcttcatcagtTTCTGTTCAGTCATCT GGAAGTGTACGCAAGATCAATTTCTGTCAGTGGTGTGGTGGCCAGACAAAACATGATATACCTGATGGGGAGGAAAAGATGAGAGCTATTTGCACAGTTTGTGGGAAAATTACCTATCAAAACCCAAAAATG GTGGTGGGATGCCTCATTGAGCATGATAACAAGGTCCTACTCTGCAAGCGAAACATCCAACCATCATTTGGCCTCTG GACCCTTCCTGCTGGTTACATGGAAATTGGTGAGTCTGCTGCAGAAGGGGCAATCAGGGAAACCTGGGAGGAAGCACACGCAGAAGTGGAAGTCGTGTCACCCTTTGCTCATTTGGACATCCCTCTTATTGGCCAA ACTTACATAATTTTCTTGGCAAAGCTGAGGAAGCCCCACTTTTCACCTGGTCCAGAGTCATTGGAGTGCCAACTTTTTTCGCTAGATGATATACCTTTTGATTCTTTGGCATTTTCATCGATGGTGGTTACTTTAAAGTTG TACATTGAAGATGTTAAAGCTGGAAGTCGAAAATTTCACTACGGCACAATTAACAAAAG GCCTGGCTCGAGCCCTTCTGATACCCATGCCTATACTCTCGATAATCATTTACAGTCTTGA